Within Falsibacillus albus, the genomic segment AATCTATCTCATGATTATTCACTACTAAACCCCCTTGTTTATTTCTTTAACATTATTTTAAAAGAAATTGCCATGAACTCCAATGAAAATATTTTGAAAATGATGTCAATACATTCAATTTACGGGAATCGTGAGGGTCTGCGGGTCGGTCCGAAACATTTCCTGTTCAGCACGAATCATGGTATGATAAAGATTGATTTTACAAAAGGAGTTGTTTTAAATGGCGAAAAAAGGATACATATTAATGAAAAACGGCGAAAAAATTGAATTTAATCTTTTCCCGAATGAAGCGCCTGGAACAGTTGCGAATTTCGAAAAGCTTGCAAATGAAGGATTCTATAATGGTTTGACTTTCCACCGCGTCATTCCTGGTTTTGTCAGTCAAGGAGGAGATCCAAACGGAAACGGAACTGGAGGCCCTGGGTACACAATCAAATGTGAAACAGAAGGCAATCCGCATAAGCATGAAGTTGGATCATTATCGATGGCACATGCTGGTAAAGATACTGGCGGCAGCCAATTTTTCATCGTTCACGAGCCACAGCCGCATTTGAACGGAGTGCACACTGTTTTTGGCAAAGTCACTTCCAATGTGGAAGCTGCAAAAGCTATGAAAAACGGTGATGTAATGGAAAAAGTAGAAGTATTTGATGCTTAAATAACTTAAATAACATAAAAAGGAGGCTTCCCCCAATGTGTTTTCACTGATGGGGGAAGCCTTCTTTATTGCTGTAGTGCTTTTTCTCTTTTAATCGTCATGGTTTTCGAGCTTAATTTATCAATCCATACGTAAATTATTCCCGCTGCGATGCATCCGACCCCGAGCATGGAAAAAAGAACATTGCCAAGTGAACGGTCCAGCAAAAAACCTGAAATAAGCGGTCCGATCGCACCTCCGAGAATCCATTGTAATCCTGCTGCCCCCATATAAGTGCCGCGTAAATGCTCTGGCGCCAAGTTTGAAATAAACGTCATCTGGACGGGAGTAATGAGCATTTCCCCGACTGTATAGATTCCGTAAACAATCAATAAAACCATTAATATGATGGTGAAATCGGTTCGATCCTCATAAAAATAATAGGGCAGCCAGCCAACAGCCAATTGACCAAGGCCGAAAAGAAGTGTACCCAAAACCATAATAAAACCGATTTTTTTCCTTGAGGCGAAGCTGGAAATCGGCAGCTGGAATAGCACTACAAGGATCCCGTTGAAAGCCATCAAATAAGGAAAAGGATTTTGGCTGGGAGATAAGTGCTTCAGTTCATTGTCAAAATGCAGAGGGAGCATTCCTTCAGTCTGTGAAAATGACATGGAAATGATAATTCCCGTCAAAACAAAGATCAATAATAACTTATCTTGGACAAGAACCTTGAAAGGAGAAGGCAGGTTTTCTTTCTCTTCATCCTTATCAAGGACCGAATCCTTGCGTTCCTTTATGGGCAGGCTCTCTCTAATGAAGAAGGCCACAATCAATGCATAAATGATGACAGATGATGCAGTGATCATGAAGATGATGCTTTTTGAGATGACGATGATGGATGCCCCGATCAACGGCCCCGTTGCAGCACCGATATTGTGGCCAAGGCGCAGCAAGCCGAATGCTTCTGTTCTTTTATCAGGCTCTGTCACGTCAGCAACCATGGCGGAGGCAGCCGGGTGAAAGAGCGAATTAAAAAATCCCATGAATGCTGAAAGCAATACAAAAGCAAGAAATGAATCAAAAAAGATAAATCCGATCATGATCAAACCATTTCCAAGCATCGACCCGATCATGATGGGCTTGCGGCCATAGACATCTGCCATTCGGCCACCCAGCATAGTCCCGAACACGGATGCAATCGGTGCAACTGACATGATTACCCCAACAAGCCACATGGAATCGACTTTATCCTTTAAATATAAGGCCAGAAAAGGCATGAGCATCATGAAAGCGACACCGTTCATGGCTTCGCCGGCAAAACGAATCCACACGTTACGATCGAGTCCTTTTAATTGTTGGAAAGACCTCATTTTAATCACCTGCAATTTCCAGTAGAATAATTAAATCATAACAAAAATTTGCAATTTCTTTATTTTTTTGAAATTTCTATTTTTTTACTAAAGATTAGTTGACCTCAACTTTCGATTCTATAAATACATTTTAGTTTTTATAGAATTCATTCCAAAGCATCCATCGTATGAATTTATCCTCCTCCTAAAGGCTGAAGGGATATTCAACATCAAAATAGAATCTATAGTGATGAATGAAAAAGCAATCGATTAGAAAAGGAGATGAAATGAATGTTCCAAACGATCGATGGATTTTTGCTCTCATGGAAATATGAATCAGAATTGACGATGAAAATTTTAAATGCACTGACAGATCTCTCCCTGGACCAGCCTGTTTCAAAGGACGATAGGTCTCTCGGAAGCATTGCCTGGCACTTGGTTACGTCTCCGCTTGTACTATTAGGTCACACAGGCTTGATATTTCAAGCTCCAAACGATCAAGACCCGGTACCTGACCGTGCAGATGAAATTGTTAGTGCGTACAATGAGATGAACGAGTCTTTTATGAATGCCATTCAGAGTCAATGGGAAGACAGTGACCTTACTGCCATGAGCAACATGTTTGGCAGGGAGCTGCCAAATCATTTCTTTTTAATGACGCTTATTCGCCATCAAATTCATCATCGAGGTCAAATGACGGTCTTGATGAGGCAAGCTGATTTGAAGGTTCCAGGTATTTATGGTCCGGCAAGGGAAGAGTGGGCAGCATTGGGATTGGAAAAACCCAAACTTTAATTATGCTTAGACACAAGTATATAAATAAAATATAGGAGGTAATTATGGCTGAACGGATTGTCATATCATGGAGTGGGGGCAAGGATAGTGCCTTTGCACTCTATAAGATTCTAAAAGAAGGAGAATATATCGTCGACTCATTATTGACTACCATTACAGAAGGATATAATAGGATCAGTATCCACGGTGTAAGGGAAGATCTACTGGAAGAGCAAGCAGAAAGCCTGGGCATACCATTAAGAAAAATGTATATTCCACAAAATAGTTCGGATGCTGATTATCAAAAAATCATGATCGAGAAATTAAGGGAAATTAAACGCGAAGGAATAAATACCATCATGTTTGGTGATATATTCCTAGAAGATGTAAGATTGTATCGCGAAAAATTGATCCATCAAACAGACATGAATGCAGTGTTTCCTTTATGGGGGTATCAATCAGAATACTTGATAAATGACTTTATATCACTTGGATTCAAGACGGTCACGACTTGCATAGATACAGAGGTTTTGACGGACCAATTCCTGGGTCAAACTATTGATGAAGATTTTTTGAGAGAAATGCCAAAAAATATTGACCATTGTGGTGAGAACGGAGAATTTCACACATTTACATATGCTGGACCGATTTTTCATGAGCGCATCCAGATAAAAACGGGCGAGAAGGTGGATAGAGGGAGGTTTCATTTTTGCGAACTGCATACTGTAAGTTGAAAAAAGGTGCTCGGAGATAGGTAACTCCGAGCACCTTTTTTTCAAGTTGATTGCATTGGAAATCATCATTCGAGGAATAACAACAAACTATACGAAAAGGGCCCCTTGTAAAACTTCATTCAACAGGCTCTAGCAATACCTCATTTTTATCGGGGTATACACGTTCGATATGCTGTTCTCCCCATGCGCACAAGAGATCAAGGATTTCCTTTAAGGACCAGCCATAATCCGTGAGTGAGTATTCCACCTTTGGGGGAACCTGATTGTAAACTGTCCTCAAGATGACCCCGTCCTCCTCCAGTTCTCGAAGCTGCTGGGTCAGCATCTTCTGAGTGATGAGGGGCATCAGTTTCTTTAATTCGCTTGTCCGTTTTTTGCCTTTGATCAAGTGGCAGAGAATGACGACCTTCCATTTGCCCCCGATTACCTCCAACGCTGCTTCTACGGGAATATTATATTTTTTCATGGAGCTCCCTCCTTGAATGCTGAAATGTTTTTTATAATAGGCTTTTTTCGTAAAGATTGTTGCTATTTATCAAAGTTTGTACAAGGTTGGTTTCCGCGAAAGGAGGATCGCTTTCCGAGGGGCCTCACACGAAGTGAGGTCGTTCGATGTTGGCACACGACGTGCCGAACTTAATCGAACATCCACCTTACCTCCCCTCGCTTCGGGGTCTCACCTGTCCCGCTATTTCCATCCGGAGTCTCGCATCTTCCGTCCCAATCAACACCATATGATGAATTTCATTAATAAAACTAATAAAAACAACCATCATTGAGAAAACAGCCTATCAGAAAAACGGTAATAAACAATAATCTTTTGAAAACAGCTTTATAATAACATGTACTTTATTTGATAGCCAGTACGCACTTTTTGGTGCCTATTCTGAATCTGACTTCAAACAGATTTATTGACTTCCAATCAGTTTAGGTATAAACTGATAACAATCAAATTAAAGGGGTGATCCCATGACATATTCGAAAAATGATGAGCGATTGGGGCTGTTGCTTTGGTTTCGTTTATCCAGGCTGTATTCCCAGAGCATTCGCGAATCCAATCAGCATTTGAAAAAATGGAACTTGACCGCCGCTCAATTTGATGTACTTGTGCAGGTAGGTTCACATGCAAGAATCACGCAGCAGCAGCTTGCAGAGAAGCTTTTCGTCACAAAAGGGAATATCACCCAGCTTTTAAGCAGGATGGAGCAGCTTGAGTTGATCCAACGAGAAAAAGAGTGGAAAACAAAATATATTTCATTGACTGAGTCAGGGGAAAAATTATTTGGAGAAGTTGTTCCAAAACAGGAAACTTTTCAGGCTTCCCAGTTCGATGGATTGACAAAAGAAGAAAAGAAACAATTGCTTGAATTATTAAAAAAGGCAATGCCAAATAAAAATGATTAATCGGGAGGTATTATTATGGAATTAAAAGGAATACACCATGTTTCAGCCATTACGGCTAAAGCACCTGAAAACTTTAAATTTTACACAAATGTTTTAGGCTTGAGGCTGATAAAAAAAACGGTCAATCAGGATGACACTTCTGTGTATCATCTATTCTATGGCGATGAAGTAGGTAATCCTGGAACCGAATTGACTTTTTTTGAAATACCTATGGCCGCGAAGAATCATGAAGGGAATAACAGTATTTCTG encodes:
- a CDS encoding MDR family MFS transporter codes for the protein MRSFQQLKGLDRNVWIRFAGEAMNGVAFMMLMPFLALYLKDKVDSMWLVGVIMSVAPIASVFGTMLGGRMADVYGRKPIMIGSMLGNGLIMIGFIFFDSFLAFVLLSAFMGFFNSLFHPAASAMVADVTEPDKRTEAFGLLRLGHNIGAATGPLIGASIIVISKSIIFMITASSVIIYALIVAFFIRESLPIKERKDSVLDKDEEKENLPSPFKVLVQDKLLLIFVLTGIIISMSFSQTEGMLPLHFDNELKHLSPSQNPFPYLMAFNGILVVLFQLPISSFASRKKIGFIMVLGTLLFGLGQLAVGWLPYYFYEDRTDFTIILMVLLIVYGIYTVGEMLITPVQMTFISNLAPEHLRGTYMGAAGLQWILGGAIGPLISGFLLDRSLGNVLFSMLGVGCIAAGIIYVWIDKLSSKTMTIKREKALQQ
- a CDS encoding peptidylprolyl isomerase; the protein is MAKKGYILMKNGEKIEFNLFPNEAPGTVANFEKLANEGFYNGLTFHRVIPGFVSQGGDPNGNGTGGPGYTIKCETEGNPHKHEVGSLSMAHAGKDTGGSQFFIVHEPQPHLNGVHTVFGKVTSNVEAAKAMKNGDVMEKVEVFDA
- a CDS encoding DinB family protein, whose amino-acid sequence is MFQTIDGFLLSWKYESELTMKILNALTDLSLDQPVSKDDRSLGSIAWHLVTSPLVLLGHTGLIFQAPNDQDPVPDRADEIVSAYNEMNESFMNAIQSQWEDSDLTAMSNMFGRELPNHFFLMTLIRHQIHHRGQMTVLMRQADLKVPGIYGPAREEWAALGLEKPKL
- a CDS encoding winged helix-turn-helix transcriptional regulator, whose amino-acid sequence is MKKYNIPVEAALEVIGGKWKVVILCHLIKGKKRTSELKKLMPLITQKMLTQQLRELEEDGVILRTVYNQVPPKVEYSLTDYGWSLKEILDLLCAWGEQHIERVYPDKNEVLLEPVE
- a CDS encoding Dph6-related ATP pyrophosphatase → MAERIVISWSGGKDSAFALYKILKEGEYIVDSLLTTITEGYNRISIHGVREDLLEEQAESLGIPLRKMYIPQNSSDADYQKIMIEKLREIKREGINTIMFGDIFLEDVRLYREKLIHQTDMNAVFPLWGYQSEYLINDFISLGFKTVTTCIDTEVLTDQFLGQTIDEDFLREMPKNIDHCGENGEFHTFTYAGPIFHERIQIKTGEKVDRGRFHFCELHTVS
- a CDS encoding MarR family winged helix-turn-helix transcriptional regulator, which translates into the protein MTYSKNDERLGLLLWFRLSRLYSQSIRESNQHLKKWNLTAAQFDVLVQVGSHARITQQQLAEKLFVTKGNITQLLSRMEQLELIQREKEWKTKYISLTESGEKLFGEVVPKQETFQASQFDGLTKEEKKQLLELLKKAMPNKND